A window from Candidatus Bathyarchaeota archaeon encodes these proteins:
- the tpiA gene encoding triose-phosphate isomerase, whose amino-acid sequence MQNRRGLRGLGGINHVVKVLALSRIRFPLILINYKTFREATGRGAVRLAALAEEASRKTGICFAVAPQAVDLRLVAMSVEIPVFSQHVDPVGQGQFTGHISPEAAVDAGCIGTLISHSERPLGLEAIEVTVRRSREVGLIPIVCADSVRKAESIASFKPDIIAIEPPELIGTGIPVSRARPEVVSGTVQAIKRLEPGIRVLCGAGISRGGDVSAALRLGTEGVLLASGVVRAADPLGLLLELAEGVKAVSF is encoded by the coding sequence ATGCAAAATAGGAGAGGTTTAAGAGGGTTAGGCGGTATTAATCACGTGGTGAAGGTTTTGGCTCTCTCAAGGATAAGGTTCCCATTGATACTGATTAATTATAAGACCTTTAGGGAGGCGACTGGAAGAGGGGCGGTGAGGCTAGCTGCACTGGCCGAGGAGGCCTCAAGAAAAACCGGGATCTGCTTCGCGGTCGCACCTCAGGCGGTGGACCTAAGGCTTGTGGCCATGTCCGTGGAGATACCCGTATTCTCACAACATGTAGATCCAGTCGGTCAAGGCCAGTTCACGGGACATATCTCCCCCGAGGCCGCCGTCGACGCCGGCTGCATAGGCACCCTCATCAGCCACTCTGAGAGGCCCTTAGGCTTGGAAGCCATAGAGGTGACCGTTAGAAGATCAAGAGAGGTGGGTCTGATCCCAATCGTCTGCGCAGACTCGGTGAGGAAGGCAGAGTCCATAGCCTCCTTCAAACCCGATATTATAGCGATCGAGCCCCCTGAACTAATAGGAACTGGAATACCAGTCTCAAGGGCTAGGCCCGAGGTTGTCTCGGGGACAGTCCAAGCCATAAAGAGGCTGGAGCCAGGTATAAGGGTTCTATGCGGGGCTGGGATCTCTAGAGGCGGGGATGTCTCAGCGGCGCTTAGGCTGGGGACTGAGGGGGTTCTCCTGGCGAGCGGTGTGGTCAGAGCTGCGGATCCCCTAGGGCTTCTCCTCGAGCTTGCAGAAGGGGTTAAGGCTGTATCATTCTAA
- a CDS encoding NDP-sugar synthase gives MNGLKALILAGGFGTRLRPLSCTRPKLLFPVAGKPVIDWILQGLSEVGVDTAILAVNYMAESFVRYLGPTRFNVGILYSRENRPMGTGGPIKMAEGLLKDSDMFLVLNGDVLSDLDYRRLIQFHVEKGGLATIALYRVEDPSRYGSVEVDGEGRIMRFVEKPEPGKAPSNLVNAGIYVFNREVLEYIPPGRRVSTEREVFPTLAKDGTLYGYEVKGLWIDIGIPEDYLTANRLLLSKPEVGRIAEGADIDEGAKILPPVHVGMGVEIGEDSVIGPYTSIGDDVIVGKGCRIEGSIIFPGAMIGDHTSIRNAIVGENATIERWVKIESGSLIGDYAEIADGVTITHDVTICPSKRVEESILEVHQVM, from the coding sequence GTGAATGGGTTGAAGGCCCTCATACTGGCAGGAGGCTTCGGGACCCGTCTCAGGCCCTTGAGCTGCACTAGGCCAAAGCTCCTGTTCCCCGTCGCCGGAAAACCGGTAATAGACTGGATCCTACAAGGCCTATCTGAGGTCGGGGTTGATACTGCTATCCTAGCAGTCAACTACATGGCAGAATCCTTCGTGAGATACCTCGGCCCCACGAGGTTCAACGTCGGGATCCTATACTCTAGGGAGAACAGGCCCATGGGTACTGGAGGGCCCATCAAGATGGCCGAGGGGCTACTAAAGGACAGCGACATGTTCCTGGTTCTAAACGGTGATGTCCTCTCAGACCTGGACTACAGACGCCTAATCCAGTTTCACGTGGAGAAGGGTGGCCTAGCGACGATCGCACTATATAGGGTGGAGGATCCAAGCCGCTACGGCTCTGTGGAGGTTGACGGGGAGGGGAGGATCATGAGATTTGTGGAGAAGCCTGAGCCAGGTAAGGCCCCAAGCAACCTAGTAAACGCGGGGATATACGTCTTCAACAGGGAGGTCTTGGAATACATACCCCCTGGGAGGAGGGTCTCCACCGAGAGGGAGGTCTTCCCCACCCTGGCGAAGGATGGAACCTTATATGGATATGAGGTGAAGGGTCTGTGGATCGACATAGGCATACCGGAGGATTATCTGACCGCGAATCGCCTTCTCCTCTCAAAACCTGAGGTTGGACGGATCGCTGAAGGGGCGGATATAGATGAGGGGGCAAAGATCCTCCCCCCAGTTCATGTGGGGATGGGCGTCGAGATAGGGGAAGACTCCGTCATCGGCCCCTACACCTCGATAGGGGACGACGTAATTGTGGGGAAGGGGTGTAGGATCGAGGGCTCAATAATCTTCCCAGGGGCGATGATAGGGGATCACACATCCATAAGGAATGCAATAGTGGGAGAGAACGCCACCATAGAGAGGTGGGTTAAGATCGAGAGTGGGAGCCTAATAGGAGACTATGCAGAGATAGCTGACGGCGTAACCATAACCCACGACGTCACCATATGCCCCTCAAAGAGGGTGGAGGAGAGCATACTAGAGGTCCATCAAGTGATGTAG
- a CDS encoding AAA family ATPase, producing the protein MSGINLSRTGLVELIILLCGPVGAGKTSIARRLAERLEDAMIIPSERFKGRVYERMFREAERRLGRQEYLILDATFYKEAYRRRMMELESKGEKVVTILLDCPLEICLKRNRERERPIPERAVKIIWREFERPETPDIYIDTGTSSVEEAVKTILCRLKTSDRLEVDSMKPEYGLTRQHPRAV; encoded by the coding sequence ATATCAGGCATCAACCTTTCGAGGACGGGACTGGTCGAACTGATCATCCTCCTCTGCGGGCCTGTTGGAGCTGGGAAGACATCTATTGCGAGGAGACTGGCGGAGAGGCTAGAGGATGCCATGATCATCCCATCCGAACGGTTCAAGGGGAGGGTTTATGAGAGGATGTTCAGGGAGGCTGAGAGGAGGTTAGGAAGGCAAGAGTACCTAATCCTGGACGCCACCTTCTATAAGGAGGCCTACAGGAGGAGGATGATGGAGCTGGAGTCGAAGGGTGAGAAGGTAGTAACAATCTTACTGGACTGCCCCCTCGAGATCTGCCTCAAGAGGAACAGGGAGAGGGAGAGGCCTATACCTGAGAGGGCGGTTAAAATCATATGGAGGGAGTTCGAGAGGCCTGAAACACCTGATATCTACATAGACACTGGCACCTCGAGCGTTGAGGAGGCAGTCAAAACAATTCTATGCAGATTGAAGACGTCAGATAGATTGGAAGTTGATTCTATGAAACCCGAATATGGTTTAACACGGCAACATCCTCGGGCTGTTTGA
- a CDS encoding DNA topoisomerase VI subunit B encodes MTEASYQSISPSDFFYRNREIAGFSNPSRALYSAVRELLENSLDACEARGVPPDIYLRIREVIPSRAEEGPEVYSLRIEDNGTGIPKEYIPLCFGKVFFGSKYILKQSRGTFGLGGTITILYGQITTHKPVRVASSTGKEIHEYEMMIDIEHNEPIVLRHEVHESRKGWRGTIVELQLEGDYSRSMNKIYEYLKQTAMVCPYADITFVDPKGRLYRFERATDKMPPPPRAVKPHPKGVDVETLRRMVASTRMRNMKAFMIEHFQGVGEVTAERFLNAASIDPKASPEELSPEDIVKLVRAANDFEEFSRPDPSCLSPIGEELLGMGMKKELNLTDADFLMAVQRRPSTYLGFPFIVEAAMAHGKSLARQGFTGITLYRFANRIPLLFDESSCVIWKAVNRNINWSTYLVTPDTPLVVAVHICSTKIPYKSVGKEFLADQPEVEREITNAIRQLARHLRLYISRSIRMARERRRLSVFERFLPKIAEFSAKLADKEEIPDITPLLRAVGADLEEVERRIREVPQVVGEGC; translated from the coding sequence TTGACCGAGGCATCTTACCAATCCATAAGCCCCTCTGACTTCTTCTACAGGAACAGGGAGATAGCTGGTTTCAGCAATCCGAGCAGGGCCCTCTACTCCGCTGTGAGGGAGCTTCTGGAGAACTCTCTAGACGCCTGCGAGGCTAGGGGAGTCCCCCCCGATATATATCTAAGGATCAGAGAGGTGATTCCATCGAGGGCGGAGGAGGGGCCCGAGGTCTATTCGCTGAGGATAGAGGATAATGGGACGGGCATCCCCAAGGAATATATCCCCCTCTGCTTCGGAAAGGTCTTCTTTGGATCGAAGTACATCCTCAAGCAGTCAAGGGGGACCTTCGGCCTTGGAGGGACCATCACCATACTTTACGGCCAGATCACCACCCATAAACCCGTGAGGGTGGCCTCAAGCACAGGGAAGGAGATACACGAGTACGAGATGATGATCGACATAGAGCACAACGAGCCCATAGTGCTTAGGCATGAGGTTCATGAGAGCAGGAAGGGGTGGCGGGGAACCATAGTAGAGCTTCAGCTCGAAGGAGACTACTCGAGGAGCATGAACAAGATATACGAGTACCTGAAGCAGACGGCGATGGTCTGCCCCTACGCGGATATAACCTTCGTCGATCCCAAGGGGCGCCTATACAGGTTTGAGAGGGCTACCGACAAGATGCCCCCACCACCGAGGGCGGTTAAACCCCATCCTAAAGGGGTGGATGTGGAGACCCTGAGGAGGATGGTGGCCTCAACGAGGATGAGGAACATGAAGGCCTTCATGATAGAGCACTTCCAAGGAGTTGGGGAGGTGACGGCTGAGAGGTTCCTTAACGCAGCCTCGATTGATCCCAAAGCTTCCCCGGAGGAGCTGAGCCCTGAGGATATCGTCAAACTGGTCCGCGCAGCGAACGATTTCGAGGAGTTCAGCAGACCCGACCCAAGCTGTCTATCACCCATTGGCGAGGAGCTTCTGGGAATGGGGATGAAGAAGGAGCTGAACCTGACTGATGCGGACTTCCTGATGGCCGTTCAGAGGAGGCCCTCCACCTACCTAGGCTTCCCCTTCATCGTGGAGGCAGCTATGGCTCATGGAAAGTCCCTCGCGAGGCAGGGATTCACCGGCATCACCCTCTATAGGTTCGCGAACAGGATACCCCTCCTCTTCGACGAGTCTAGCTGCGTCATCTGGAAAGCGGTCAATAGGAACATAAACTGGAGCACATACCTCGTCACACCCGATACACCACTTGTGGTGGCCGTCCATATCTGCTCAACAAAGATCCCCTACAAGAGCGTTGGGAAGGAGTTCCTAGCCGATCAGCCTGAGGTCGAGAGGGAGATAACCAACGCGATCCGTCAGCTTGCCAGGCACCTTAGGCTCTATATCTCTAGGAGCATAAGGATGGCGAGGGAGAGAAGGAGGCTTAGCGTGTTTGAAAGGTTCCTCCCCAAGATCGCGGAGTTCTCCGCGAAGCTCGCGGATAAAGAGGAGATTCCAGATATAACGCCCCTCCTTAGGGCTGTGGGGGCAGACCTCGAAGAGGTTGAGAGGAGGATTAGAGAGGTACCTCAGGTTGTCGGGGAAGGCTGTTAG
- the glmM gene encoding phosphoglucosamine mutase produces MGRLFGTNGVRGVVNRELTAEMILRLASTASSLLGKNIALGRDGRTSGLMFEEAAISGLLSAGCTVYNMGILPTPALQFSVKHYGLDGGLMLTASHNPPEFNGLKVIARDGVEVPRELEESIEALYFRGGPTLCRWDEVGRVQSVNPIEDYETAMLKHVDVELIRRSRFRVAIDPGNGVSALTAPSVARKLGCAVISINAELDGRFPGRGSEPRPDNLEGLRALVEASSADLGVAFDGDGDRAIFVDERGEVHWGDRSFALVARDFIARNPGEAVATPVSSSRAVEDVVKGGGGRIIYTRVGSVVVSRTMVESGIKLGGEENGGIFYSPHLPVRDGTMAMALILDIMAREGKPLSQLFGGLPRYHQMKERIPCPNHLKERVMGSIRGVVKASRIETIDGLKLWYDDGSWILIRPSGTEPILRLYAEAGDPSRVSSLIERHKRLVTEAVESLE; encoded by the coding sequence ATGGGAAGGCTCTTCGGTACTAATGGGGTAAGGGGGGTTGTGAACAGGGAGCTGACCGCCGAGATGATCCTGAGATTGGCCTCCACAGCCAGTTCCCTCCTCGGAAAGAATATAGCCTTGGGGAGGGATGGAAGGACAAGTGGCCTGATGTTCGAGGAGGCGGCCATTTCAGGCCTACTCTCCGCCGGATGCACGGTATACAATATGGGTATCCTCCCCACCCCAGCCCTGCAGTTCTCCGTGAAACACTACGGCCTTGATGGGGGGCTTATGCTTACGGCCTCCCACAACCCCCCCGAGTTCAACGGACTGAAGGTCATAGCCCGAGACGGGGTTGAGGTTCCAAGGGAGTTGGAGGAGAGTATAGAAGCCCTATATTTTAGGGGCGGCCCAACCCTATGCCGTTGGGATGAGGTGGGAAGGGTTCAAAGCGTTAATCCCATAGAGGACTATGAAACTGCGATGCTAAAACACGTCGATGTCGAGTTGATAAGGAGGTCCAGGTTTAGGGTCGCGATAGATCCGGGAAACGGCGTCTCAGCACTCACAGCCCCCTCGGTGGCGAGGAAGCTCGGCTGCGCCGTCATTTCCATAAATGCCGAACTTGATGGAAGGTTCCCTGGGAGGGGGTCTGAGCCAAGGCCCGATAACCTTGAAGGCCTGAGGGCGCTCGTCGAGGCCTCGAGTGCAGATCTAGGGGTTGCCTTTGATGGGGATGGGGACAGGGCTATATTCGTTGACGAGAGGGGGGAGGTGCACTGGGGGGATAGGTCCTTCGCCTTGGTCGCGAGGGACTTCATAGCCAGAAACCCAGGAGAGGCTGTGGCCACGCCTGTAAGCTCATCCAGGGCTGTGGAGGATGTGGTCAAGGGTGGAGGGGGGAGGATCATCTACACGAGGGTTGGCAGCGTGGTCGTCTCAAGGACGATGGTTGAGTCGGGCATAAAGCTTGGGGGGGAGGAGAACGGGGGGATATTCTACTCGCCCCACCTACCTGTGAGGGATGGGACCATGGCGATGGCGCTCATCCTCGATATAATGGCCAGGGAGGGGAAACCCCTCTCCCAGCTCTTCGGGGGGCTACCGAGATACCACCAGATGAAGGAGAGGATCCCCTGCCCGAACCACCTAAAGGAAAGGGTGATGGGGTCTATTAGGGGAGTGGTAAAGGCATCCAGGATAGAGACCATAGATGGATTAAAGCTCTGGTATGACGACGGGAGCTGGATCCTCATAAGGCCTAGCGGAACAGAACCCATACTTAGACTGTACGCGGAGGCTGGAGACCCGAGCAGGGTATCCAGCCTGATCGAAAGGCATAAGAGGCTTGTCACAGAGGCTGTGGAATCCTTAGAATGA
- a CDS encoding CoA transferase — MKRPLEDTRILDLSHVWFGPYCTMLLAHLGAEVIKVEPPWGEMTRFFPPLIENESPTFISMNLNKKDLTLDLKHPKGKEIFLELVKLSDVVVENFTPGTMERLGLGYDVLRGVRPDIIYASLSGFGQTGPYAKRPSYFSIAEAITGHAYMAGLEEDEEGEPKGSPQAYGDLGPALFAALSIVSALRYRDKTGKGQWIDVAQADCMVSLASQAIVTYTAGGLTPLEARRRRRGLGQVSVGGFFKATDGYIAVLATRGSIMERLANALGVEEVNVEMFREWVKDKTVAEVVNILVKADVPVAPVLNVDEVVKEPHLLARGVFAEVEHPKLGRIKVPGFPVKFSEIGEFPIMPSPTLGQHTEEILINLLGYSREKIEELRGERVI, encoded by the coding sequence ATGAAGAGGCCTTTGGAAGACACTAGGATACTTGATTTAAGCCATGTCTGGTTCGGCCCCTACTGCACCATGCTCCTCGCCCATCTAGGGGCCGAGGTCATCAAGGTGGAGCCGCCATGGGGTGAGATGACCAGGTTCTTTCCTCCCCTCATAGAGAATGAGAGCCCCACCTTCATATCGATGAACCTGAATAAGAAGGATCTTACCCTAGACCTAAAGCATCCCAAGGGAAAGGAGATATTCCTGGAGCTGGTCAAACTCTCTGATGTGGTGGTGGAGAACTTCACCCCTGGCACTATGGAGAGGCTAGGCCTAGGATACGATGTGCTGAGGGGTGTGAGGCCAGACATAATCTACGCCAGCCTGAGCGGCTTCGGCCAGACAGGCCCATACGCCAAAAGGCCCTCATACTTCTCCATAGCGGAGGCTATCACGGGCCATGCATATATGGCAGGCTTAGAGGAGGATGAGGAAGGTGAGCCCAAGGGATCACCTCAGGCCTATGGCGACCTGGGCCCAGCCCTCTTCGCAGCCCTATCAATAGTCTCAGCCCTTAGATACAGGGACAAGACCGGGAAGGGGCAGTGGATAGATGTGGCTCAGGCTGACTGCATGGTCTCCCTAGCGTCTCAAGCCATAGTCACATACACGGCTGGAGGCCTAACCCCCTTGGAGGCTAGAAGGAGGAGGAGGGGGCTGGGACAAGTGAGTGTTGGAGGCTTCTTCAAAGCCACGGACGGGTACATCGCGGTGCTGGCGACGAGGGGATCCATAATGGAACGGCTGGCTAATGCCTTGGGGGTTGAGGAGGTGAATGTGGAGATGTTTAGGGAGTGGGTTAAAGACAAGACGGTCGCGGAGGTGGTGAACATCCTCGTTAAGGCCGATGTACCCGTTGCACCGGTCCTGAACGTTGACGAGGTGGTGAAGGAGCCCCACCTATTAGCCCGAGGGGTCTTCGCAGAAGTGGAGCATCCAAAGCTCGGAAGGATAAAGGTTCCAGGCTTCCCCGTGAAATTCTCCGAGATCGGTGAGTTCCCCATCATGCCATCCCCAACCCTTGGACAACATACAGAGGAGATCCTGATAAACCTCTTAGGCTACTCCAGGGAAAAGATAGAGGAGCTTAGGGGTGAAAGGGTAATCTAG
- a CDS encoding NAD(P)/FAD-dependent oxidoreductase gives MEKADILVIGAGVVGLAVASELARRDRDLFIVEKEEKYGMGASSRNSEVIHAGIYYPKGSLKAELCVKGNKMLYNICRENRIPHKRLGKLIVATNEEEMKTIGDLYRQGRENGAEGLEMIDEDGIRRFEPEVKAIGAIYSPSTGILDAHALMDHFYRKARRNSGIDPLILGTEVIDVKPVRGGYRVEMLGMGERTSVEAEVVINSAGLNADRIAEMVGIDVDREGYRIHPCKGDYFSLSGRPPVRMLIYPEPPKGGAGLGIHATPDLTGRIKFGPNAYYVKEINYKVESEVEEFWRDITKYLPCIRKEDLHPDMAGVRAKLQGPGQPFRDFVIKHEEDKGLPGFIDLIGIESPGLTASPAIAEMVKNMVEEILE, from the coding sequence ATGGAGAAGGCCGATATATTAGTGATAGGAGCGGGAGTTGTTGGGCTGGCCGTTGCCTCCGAGTTGGCTAGAAGAGATAGAGACCTATTCATAGTCGAGAAGGAGGAGAAGTATGGGATGGGGGCCAGCAGCAGGAATAGCGAGGTCATCCACGCAGGCATCTACTATCCCAAGGGATCGCTAAAGGCGGAACTCTGCGTCAAGGGGAACAAGATGCTCTACAACATATGTAGGGAGAACAGGATACCCCACAAGAGGCTTGGAAAGCTTATAGTCGCAACAAACGAGGAGGAGATGAAGACCATAGGAGACCTCTACCGCCAAGGGAGGGAGAATGGGGCTGAGGGTTTGGAGATGATCGATGAGGATGGGATTCGGAGGTTTGAACCCGAGGTCAAGGCGATAGGAGCCATCTACTCCCCCTCGACAGGGATCCTCGACGCCCACGCCCTAATGGACCACTTCTACAGGAAGGCAAGGAGAAACAGCGGAATAGACCCCCTCATCCTCGGGACAGAAGTCATCGACGTTAAACCAGTAAGAGGCGGATACAGGGTGGAGATGCTGGGGATGGGAGAACGCACCTCAGTAGAGGCTGAGGTGGTGATAAACTCAGCCGGGCTTAACGCAGACAGGATCGCGGAGATGGTGGGGATAGATGTAGATAGAGAGGGGTATAGGATCCACCCCTGTAAGGGGGATTACTTCAGCCTATCCGGGAGACCTCCAGTCAGGATGCTCATATACCCCGAACCACCCAAGGGCGGAGCCGGGCTTGGCATACATGCCACACCCGACCTTACAGGTCGCATAAAGTTCGGACCCAACGCATACTACGTGAAAGAGATCAACTACAAGGTGGAGTCCGAAGTCGAGGAGTTCTGGAGGGACATAACAAAATATCTTCCATGTATAAGAAAGGAGGACCTCCATCCCGACATGGCGGGGGTAAGGGCGAAACTCCAAGGCCCCGGCCAACCCTTCAGGGACTTCGTCATAAAACATGAGGAGGATAAGGGCCTCCCGGGCTTCATCGACCTCATAGGGATAGAGTCCCCAGGCCTAACAGCATCCCCAGCCATTGCGGAGATGGTCAAAAATATGGTGGAAGAGATCCTAGAATAA
- a CDS encoding DNA topoisomerase IV subunit A, whose product MTEIALKQLGNLVYEQIRAREFPWIMIQSRSTDNIIYDPELKQYVLGDRLIRRHSRNIAHIRPFAQLIWTAWFSRELLRHRKTSTLREVYYSARGQRDIEFKDQDESDNIITDLETALSRPREDFNIYPEERSAIFGDLTIEYTVPGYEGKRMNLTEHPDGVMIGPALTSAEFIETSADKVLVIEKGAMFTRLVEERAHEKFNAILIHTAGQAPRSTRSIIQRLNQLGKMPVYIFTDGDPWGIHIAMVIISGSANAAHLRGLATPDARWIGVWATDIVKYRLPTEKLTDIDIKRLKELKKDPRYEGELWQREIDLFIKLGVKAELEAFSRYGLTYIVDKYLPDKLEGA is encoded by the coding sequence ATGACCGAGATCGCCCTGAAGCAGCTGGGGAATCTCGTCTACGAGCAGATAAGGGCTAGGGAGTTCCCTTGGATCATGATACAGAGCAGGTCAACTGACAACATAATCTATGATCCGGAACTCAAGCAGTATGTACTGGGAGACCGGCTGATCAGAAGGCATTCTAGGAACATAGCCCACATCCGCCCCTTCGCCCAGCTCATATGGACCGCCTGGTTCAGCAGGGAACTCCTGAGGCACAGGAAGACCAGCACCCTGAGGGAGGTATACTACTCGGCTAGAGGGCAGAGGGATATAGAGTTCAAGGATCAGGACGAGTCAGATAACATCATAACAGACCTTGAGACGGCCCTGAGTAGGCCCAGAGAGGATTTCAACATCTACCCCGAGGAGAGAAGCGCGATCTTCGGAGATCTCACCATTGAGTACACTGTCCCTGGATACGAGGGTAAGAGGATGAACCTGACCGAGCATCCTGATGGGGTTATGATAGGCCCTGCCCTGACAAGCGCGGAGTTCATAGAGACATCGGCAGACAAGGTTCTAGTCATAGAGAAGGGAGCCATGTTCACTAGGCTGGTCGAGGAGAGGGCTCACGAGAAGTTCAACGCCATCCTGATCCACACAGCTGGTCAGGCGCCTCGGTCCACGAGGAGCATAATCCAGAGGCTAAACCAGCTAGGGAAGATGCCTGTCTACATCTTCACCGATGGTGACCCGTGGGGCATCCACATAGCTATGGTGATCATATCAGGCTCGGCGAACGCCGCCCACCTGAGAGGGCTCGCAACCCCGGATGCGAGGTGGATAGGGGTTTGGGCCACCGATATAGTGAAGTACCGTTTGCCCACGGAGAAGCTCACCGATATAGACATCAAGAGGCTCAAGGAGCTTAAGAAGGACCCAAGATATGAGGGGGAGCTCTGGCAGAGGGAGATAGATCTATTCATTAAACTTGGGGTAAAGGCCGAGCTCGAGGCCTTCAGCCGCTACGGCCTAACATATATAGTGGACAAGTATCTCCCAGACAAGCTGGAGGGGGCCTGA